The Eremothecium cymbalariae DBVPG#7215 chromosome 1, complete sequence DNA segment TGAATCGTAAACCTCCAAGAGTTGTCTCATCTTATTGATCACGGCTGTGTTGTATGCGCTAGTGCCAGGCTTTAAAAGACTTAACTGTGAAAACAAGAAGCCGTAAAAACTTGCAGAAGATGTAATACCATCGCCCAAACTCTCAGTAAGCATCTCCTCCACCTGTTTGATGCTTTCAAATGACAAGCCTGACACATCATGAAATAAAGTTTGCTTGATTTCACCAGTGGATAGCCCTTTAAGCCGTTTTTCTGATCTGTACAGCGCATCTACAATTGCATTCCAATCTCTATGTCGCTTATCAGCAAGTGCCTTCACAATCAAGTTGTCGTCATTAATTCTGCAAACTACTGCACTGGGTAGAATATTATCTAACTCCTTTGAAGCTGTCATAATCAAACCAGAGAGAGATGGACTCTTAACGGGTATCTGCTTTGTATCCCCAACCGTTCCAGCTCCGCTTAACCCCTCAAAAATTAAACCAGCATCCTTTTCAATCTCAGAGCCATTATCGTCTTCTGACACACCTTCTTCGATCATTGTCTCTTGTAACTTCTTTAGCTCATCGGCTTTTTGTATCTGCTGTTGTAAAGTCTTCGTAAATTCTCGTAATTGCTTAATCTTAAATTTCCAGTGAGCCTCGTCACCTTTGGAAAAATCGAACCCAAGTGACACTTCATTCAAATCAGTTATGGGTTTCTTGTTCAAATTTGGTCTCCTGATCTTCCGTCGAGGTCGCCTTTTCGTGGTCATCGAAGAGGGCATCGCAACAAATCTCTTTATGACAGGCGAGATTGAAGAGCTTCTTCGAGATACATCATTCATTAATAGCATCAGGTCTTGTTGAATAGTCCTCCAGCCCTGCTCAACGACCCCCAGGTTAGTAATTCTACCTCCCTTTGTCAATAAATCTGCATATCGTCAGTGAAAATTCCTCGAGCTACAATCATGaaatgttggaaaagaaaagttaaaattttcaaagtaATATATAGAGCTGAAGCACCTAAAGGTTAATTACAATCATAAACTAGTAAAAACAAGGCAGGTAATACTAAGTGGCGGATATTTAAGTGTTTAATCTTCTAGGATGGTAGATGACAACTCTAGTAAAGGTACTATAGTGAGTGGTAGAACTTGGAAGGTGAACAAGGGCGCCTTCCGTGTCACTAGTAAGGTAattaagaataaaaagCTGACATCATGGGAACTAAAGCAGCAGAAGATGTTGGAAGATAAACAATTCAAGAATAAGTTGAAGGATTTAAAGCAAGAAAAGCAAGAAGAGCGGGATAGCAGGATAAATGCTTTGAAAGAGAGGAgggaaaagaaggaagagAAGGAGAGATACGAAAAATTAGCTGCTAAAATGCATGCAAAGAAGGTCGAAAGATTAAGGAGGAGGGAAAAGAGAAATAAGGCATTAAAGGAACGATAGACAGTTGTTAATATTTAGTTCAATAAGCGACATTATTATGTACTATAGGAAGTAACATTGACTGTTTTTAGTGATTACCATTAGAGGCAgtttaaaacaaatttaaCGCCATCGACATGTGATTGACAGAAAAACTTGAGAGTTTCTATTACCAATATATCGCAATATTTTTATGATATATGAAGGTATATAGTTCAGAGACGTTACCCACTCATAGCCATCCATTATGGTTGAAACTGGGGTTGCTAATGTTGCTGTAGAAACTGGAAAGCATATACATACAGACCAAGGtcatattcttgaacaaaTCGACGGAGATGTGCAGTCTGTGAATGTTCTCGAAGGCataatgaaaaatgcaCAAaggaataataataaagcTAAAACATTCTCAGAAGTAGCAGAACCTAAAAAGGAGAAGTATTCAGAAGAACCATCGGCAAAAAGAGCGAAGTTATCAGCTGTTGAATCGAAATTATCTTTTGATCCGGATGTCTATAGGCAGTACCACGAAGCCAAAGATCGAGTACGAGATTTCTACAAAGAACAGCATGAGAAGCAAACTATGGCTTATAACTTACAGGCACGAATTAACTTCAAGACTAAAGTACGAGCGAAGATGACAATATGGGACGCCTTGTGTAAATTGTCAAAGTTGATTGATGATTCTGACCCAGATACGGAACTGTCGCAGATTGATCATGCTATACAAACTGCGGAGGCTATAAGGGAAGACGGCAAACCCAGATGGATGCAGTTGGTTGGTTTAATTCACGATCTTGGAAagattttgtatttttttgatagcGAAGGTCAGTGGGATGTGGTAGGTGATACATTTCCCATAGGATGTAAGTTTTCTGAGAAAATTATATTTCATGagttcttccaaaataATCCAGATAGGAATCACCCCATATATTCACAGAAGCTGGGTATATACGAAGAGAATTGTGGTCTGAGTTCAGTAATGATCTCATGGGGACATGATGAATATATGTACTATCTTGCAAAAGGTCAGTCGGTTTTGAATGAACAAGCGTTGGCAATGATAAGATACCATTCATTTTATCCATGGCACAGAGAAGGAGCATATCGCTATTTAAtgaatgaaaatgattATAAGATATTAGAGTCGGTTCAGGCTTTCAATAAGTACGACTTGTATTCTAAGGGTACTAAAAGACATGACATTGAGGAACTTAAGAAATATTACCTCGACTTAATTGACGAGTATTTTCCCACCAAGCTCGTTgaattttaatgatttttttcatGTTCATGTTCTTAGATAAGATATTCTGATAAAGCTAATCATAACGATAATATCATAGTCGGTGTTATTCatttatattatgtatCAACGAAATTAGCGGCAAGAATAAGTCTTTTAGAACTTGAAATCTAAAGCACCTCAATGATTTGGTTGAATTTAATTGATTAACAATTTgattattcaaaaactttgttCGATTTCATGTTTTGCCAATCCATCTAGAAATCATTAAACAAACTCAATATTTTTACATATGAATGCatttcattcaaaataattTACAGTGGAATCCGTTCATTTGCTTTGGAAGGAACATGACCACCATTTTAAATGCCGAAAGATAACCAGTCTCTGTAAACAGTACATCCGGATAATTGCAAACTTATTTGACAAAGTTTTACCTTTGCCTTCAACAAAGGGTCCACATGAATCAGCGCTTGAGTAAATGCCAAAGTATGAGTTGGTTGATGCCAACAAAATCT contains these protein-coding regions:
- the CGR1 gene encoding Cgr1p (similar to Ashbya gossypii AFR481W), giving the protein MVDDNSSKGTIVSGRTWKVNKGAFRVTSKVIKNKKLTSWELKQQKMLEDKQFKNKLKDLKQEKQEERDSRINALKERREKKEEKERYEKLAAKMHAKKVERLRRREKRNKALKER
- a CDS encoding inositol oxygenase (similar to Ashbya gossypii AFR482W), coding for MVETGVANVAVETGKHIHTDQGHILEQIDGDVQSVNVLEGIMKNAQRNNNKAKTFSEVAEPKKEKYSEEPSAKRAKLSAVESKLSFDPDVYRQYHEAKDRVRDFYKEQHEKQTMAYNLQARINFKTKVRAKMTIWDALCKLSKLIDDSDPDTELSQIDHAIQTAEAIREDGKPRWMQLVGLIHDLGKILYFFDSEGQWDVVGDTFPIGCKFSEKIIFHEFFQNNPDRNHPIYSQKLGIYEENCGLSSVMISWGHDEYMYYLAKGQSVLNEQALAMIRYHSFYPWHREGAYRYLMNENDYKILESVQAFNKYDLYSKGTKRHDIEELKKYYLDLIDEYFPTKLVEF